The Chloroflexota bacterium genome has a segment encoding these proteins:
- a CDS encoding MmgE/PrpD family protein encodes PKTCRVDAGRPAQVASPTPAPAAPGSLSQATPSHPRSGGTQAAGVREVFGSMSKPFHAGRAAQSGVLAGLLARRGFTSTREILEGRRGFAAVLSTASDMEQISDGLGERWELPNNGLKPYSCGVVSHPLIDAMIALRNEHGVSADDVVSVGARVHPLVLELMDRPNPRVGLEGKFSHQHSMAVGLIDGGAFPAQYTDDRVLDPAVAALRDKIRATVDDSVAEDACEVTVTLRDGRTISESVAHATGAPENPMPDDMLERKFRTLAHRVLPEAQADELLAALWSLDTVDDVSGVMALTRG; translated from the coding sequence CCCAAGACATGCCGCGTGGACGCGGGCAGGCCTGCCCAGGTCGCGAGTCCGACCCCCGCCCCCGCCGCCCCCGGCTCCCTGTCCCAAGCGACACCCAGCCACCCCCGCAGCGGGGGGACGCAGGCCGCGGGCGTGCGCGAGGTCTTTGGGTCGATGTCCAAGCCCTTTCACGCGGGCCGGGCCGCTCAGAGCGGGGTGCTCGCCGGGCTGCTGGCACGCCGCGGATTCACCTCCACCCGCGAGATCCTCGAGGGCCGCCGGGGCTTCGCCGCCGTGCTCTCCACGGCGTCCGACATGGAGCAGATCTCCGATGGCCTCGGTGAGCGGTGGGAGCTGCCCAACAACGGCCTCAAGCCCTACTCGTGCGGCGTCGTGAGCCACCCTCTCATCGACGCCATGATTGCGCTGCGCAACGAGCACGGCGTGTCGGCGGACGATGTCGTGTCGGTCGGCGCGAGGGTCCACCCGCTGGTGCTGGAGCTCATGGACCGCCCGAACCCGCGCGTGGGGCTGGAGGGCAAGTTCTCTCATCAGCACTCGATGGCAGTGGGGCTCATTGACGGCGGCGCGTTCCCGGCGCAGTACACCGACGACCGCGTGCTCGACCCGGCGGTCGCCGCGCTCCGTGACAAGATTCGCGCGACGGTGGACGACTCGGTGGCGGAGGATGCCTGCGAGGTCACCGTGACGCTCCGCGACGGACGCACGATCTCCGAGAGCGTGGCGCACGCCACTGGCGCTCCGGAGAACCCGATGCCGGACGACATGCTGGAGCGCAAGTTCCGCACGCTGGCGCATCGCGTCCTCCCGGAGGCGCAGGCAGACGAGCTGCTGGCCGCGCTCTGGTCGCTGGACACCGTCGACGACGTATCAGGTGTGATGGCGCTGACGCGGGGGTAG